From Candidatus Eisenbacteria bacterium, the proteins below share one genomic window:
- a CDS encoding GspH/FimT family pseudopilin produces MQGRRGTTLLEAVIALALGSIVAATASARLATIASALELASSARGLGQALRMVRAQAIAEGAALDATFDAASGTWSIQDAGGATRSTTALPAPVGFASLPVRRRIRFGSTGTAENGTVVLAADGRDASIIVNQRGRVRLQ; encoded by the coding sequence ATGCAGGGGCGACGCGGCACGACGCTGCTCGAAGCCGTGATCGCGCTCGCGCTCGGGAGCATCGTGGCGGCCACGGCCTCGGCGCGCCTGGCGACGATCGCGTCCGCGCTCGAGCTCGCGTCGAGCGCACGCGGTCTCGGGCAGGCGCTACGCATGGTCCGGGCACAGGCGATCGCCGAGGGCGCGGCGCTGGACGCCACCTTCGACGCTGCGAGCGGCACCTGGTCGATCCAGGACGCGGGGGGTGCGACACGCTCGACCACGGCGCTGCCGGCCCCCGTCGGCTTCGCGTCGCTGCCCGTGCGCCGGCGCATCCGCTTCGGGTCGACGGGCACGGCGGAAAACGGGACCGTCGTCCTCGCCGCCGACGGGCGCGACGCCAGCATCATCGTCAATCAACGCGGCCGCGTCCGGCTGCAGTGA